A portion of the Scleropages formosus chromosome 13, fSclFor1.1, whole genome shotgun sequence genome contains these proteins:
- the atoh1b gene encoding protein atonal homolog 1b: MASERNSLLRWTDGSVHDCQTDRCPFTEVYRLAGTDPRSWLDPELHMCPSAGGPMPRGPVEVQLEHFISKNKLSSSTAVTDKDIDKLKMDINKQNLGPQKHRRVAANARERRRMHGLNRAFDRLRSVIPSLDNEKKLSKYDTLQMAQIYITELSELLEGVGQQEHGRAVDGILGTQTNMADLQSCLPGSMLSNSTGHVLDSHTPDRMFGQPPDESASVGHVIILSTPKSDLGMGTKKVTSSNGSDGESSHFSDCEDGHTERR; encoded by the coding sequence ATGGCATCTGAAAGAAACTCTCTTTTGAGATGGACGGACGGGAGTGTCCACGACTGTCAGACAGACAGATGTCCCTTCACCGAAGTATACAGACTAGCAGGAACCGACCCCCGGAGTTGGCTGGACCCTGAGCTTCACATGTGTCCATCAGCTGGAGGCCCCATGCCACGTGGGCCTGTGGAAGTGCAACTGGAACATTTCATATCAAAGAACAAATTatcaagcagcactgctgtgacTGACAAGGATATTGACAAACTCAAGATGGACATCAACAAGCAAAACCTGGGTCCCCAGAAGCACAGGCGTGTGGCAGCAAACgcgagggagaggaggaggatgcATGGCTTGAACCGAGCCTTTGACAGGCTCAGGAGTGTCATACCCTCCCTAGACAACGAGAAAAAGCTGTCCAAGTATGACACTCTTCAGATGGCTCAAATATATATCACAGAGCTGTCGGAGCTTCTCGAAGGTGTTGGCCAACAGGAGCACGGGAGGGCAGTGGACGGCATCCTCGGGACCCAGACGAACATGGCTGATCTGCAGTCCTGTTTACCAGGAAGTATGCTGAGCAACAGCACTGGCCATGTGCTGGACTCACACACTCCGGACAGGATGTTTGGCCAGCCTCCAGATGAGAGCGCCTCAGTTGGACACGTGATCATACTGTCAACCCCGAAATCCGACTTGGGAATGGGCACCAAGAAGGTGACCTCTTCTAATGGAAGCGATGGAGAGTCTTCACATTTCAGTGACTGTGAGGATGGTCACACAGAGAGGCGCTGA
- the dok3 gene encoding docking protein 3 produces MEVPAKEGIVYLQGIKFGKKNWKRIWAMLFQASSSGIGRMELCSVRDGGAGLSAAALRQGLRRTDRTVIRLADCLSVSAAPEESCPPDCTAFYLNTTQRTYMLAAEPSHDWVSKLCQLAFQKSDGYESWPAGRRSEDVPMPMAENELYSSLAAAEYTVTVHRTEAAIRCNLTGCYLLSLGQGAMSLLDPLTGQTIYCWPYHFLRRFGQDKDGVTIEAGRRCESGEGHFTFLSKNGMQIYRAIEDAIAKQRNSTFEPRDTSKYSTGNRRRDLLDGLSSCPDTTIPVVLPRSIFPSDVSGKLPLQQVNHPHAEPEDMLYSTLQVPFVEKQQPGSQRMQWSPPVTHRRKSRPQWEEEEYGCELEDEETLHSLESICLDDLKDDVCEEKSPLYYNCKEWIGEKEVVQQDCDAVKDMCSIVIPKAEQEQLRDSRGLLSHTPPDTRSTEMPADFKQKLSNILFKDLAKVQPQLAIRNSEAAKTAYDQDN; encoded by the exons ATGGAAGTCCCAGCCAAGGAGGGCATTGTCTATCTGCAGGGCATAAAGTTCGGAAAG AAGAACTGGAAGAGAATCTGGGCCATGCTGTTCCAAGCGAGCTCCTCGGGCATTGGCCGAATGGAGCTGTGCAGCGTGCGGGACGGCGGAGCGGGCCTCAGCGCGGCAGCCCTTCGGCAAGGCCTCAGGAGGACCGACAGGACGGTGATCCGCCTGGCCGACTGTCTCAGCGTGAGCGCCGCCCCCGAGGAGAGCTGCCCCCCTGACTGCACCGCCTTCTACCTGAACACGACGCAGCGCACCTACATGCTGGCCGCCGAGCCCTCGCACGACTGGGTGTCCAAACTCTGCCAGCTGGCGTTCCAG AAGAGCGACGGGTACGAGAGCTGGCCGGCTGGCAGGAGGAGCGAGGATGTGCCCATGCCCATGGCCGAGAACGAGCTGTACTCCTCGCTGGCAGCAG CCGAGTACACAGTGACAGTACACAGGACGGAGGCTGCGATTCGCTGCAACCTCACAGGATGCTACTTACTGTCGCTGGGCCAAGGAGCCATGTCCCTGCTGGACCCTCTGACAGGGCAGACCATCTACTGCTGGCCGTACCACTTCCTGCGGCGCTTTGGCCAGGACAAG GACGGAGTAACTATCGAGGCTGGCCGGCGCTGCGAGTCAGGGGAGGGTCACTTTACCTTTCTGTCCAAGAATGGCATGCAGATCTACAGGGCAATTGAAGACGCCATAGCCAAACAGCGCAACTCCACTTTTGAACCAAGGGACACGTCAAAGTACTCTACAGGAAATAGGAGGAGAGACCTACTGGATGGCCTGTCCAGCTGTCCAGACACAACCATTCCAGTGGTGCTGCCCAGGAGCATCTTCCCTTCTGATGTCAGCGGCAAGCTGCCACTGCAGCAAGTGAACCATCCCCATGCGGAACCCGAGGACATGCTGTACTCCACTCTACAAGTACcttttgtggaaaaacaacaaCCTGGATCCCAAAGGATGCAATGGAGCCCCCCAGTAACCCACCGGAGGAAGAGCAGGCCACAATGGGAGGAAGAGGAATATGGATGTGAGCTGGAGGATGAGGAGACACTTCACTCCCTCGAGAGCATTTGTCTGGATGACCTGAAGGATGATGTCTGTGAAGAAAAGTCTCCTCTATATTACAACTGCAAGGAGTGGATAGGTGAGAAAGAAGTCGTCCAGCAGGACTGTGATGCTGTAAAAGACATGTGTTCCATAGTAATCCCAAAAGCAGAGCAGGAGCAGCTGAGGGACAGCCGAGGCCTGCTGAGCCACACACCTCCTGATACGAGGAGCACTGAGATGCCTGCTGACTTCAAGCAGAAGCTCTCCAACATCCTGTTCAAGGACCTGGCCAAGGTCCAGCCTCAGCTGGCCATCAGGAACAGTGAGGCAGCAAAGACAGCATACGACCAAgacaactga